A region from the Lolium perenne isolate Kyuss_39 chromosome 4, Kyuss_2.0, whole genome shotgun sequence genome encodes:
- the LOC127295372 gene encoding polyol transporter 5 — translation MAHDGAADEANTAPLLASKTEKPRRNMYAFGCATLASMTTILMGYNLALMSGAQLFIREDLGLTDEQVEVLAGSMNVYMLVSILAAGWTADLLGRRGTLVLANGFLMAGALAMSLGGSYAALMAARFVTSIGVGFALVVAPVYNAEISPASVRGVLSSLLDIFVNVGILLSYVSNYALAGLPVHIGWRVMYAIGVLPPVFLAAGVLCMPESPRWLAMRGRQADARAVLVRTSDTAAEAELRLEEIKRVVEAPQDAGVGVWRELIFQPSAMVRRILVCVVGLNFLQQAAGIDAILLYSPLVFKKAGMSSSHAILGATIAIGVVKTCFILVVSFFSDRVGRRPLLMASSGGVAMSLAALALTLCVGEPSPASAAACVTFVLASVAAFSMGFGSLPSTVSAEIMPLRLRAQGASLGMAVNRLTCGVVSMSFISLSAWITMPGCFFLYAGLAATACVFVFVRLPETRGRSLEDMDALFSK, via the exons ATGGCGCACGATGGAGCTGCCGATGAAGCCAACACCGCGCCGCTGCTCGCGTCGAAGACGGAGAAGCCACGGCGGAACATGTACGCCTTCGGCTGTGCCACGCTCGCCTCCATGACCACCATCCTCATGGGCTACA ATCTGGCGCTGATGAGCGGCGCGCAGCTCTTCATCCGGGAGGACCTGGGGCTGACCGACGAGCAGGTGGAGGTGCTGGCGGGGTCCATGAACGTGTACATGCTCGTGTCCATCCTCGCGGCGGGCTGGACGGCCGACCTCCTGGGCCGCCGCGGCACGCTCGTGCTAGCCAACGGCTTCCTCATGGCCGGCGCGCTCGCCATGTCGCTCGGCGGCAGCTACGCCGCACTCATGGCCGCGCGCTTCGTCACCAGCATCGGCGTCGGCTTCGCCCTCGTCGTCGCGCCGGTCTACAACGCCGAGATCTCGCCGGCGTCCGTTCGCGGCGTGCTATCCTCGCTGCTTGAT ATTTTTGTCAACGTGGGCATCCTACTCAGCTACGTGTCGAACTACGCCTTAGCCGGCCTGCCGGTGCACATCGGCTGGCGGGTCATGTACGCCATCGGCGTGCTCCCGCCCGTGTTTCTCGCGGCGGGGGTGCTCTGCATGCCGGAGTCGCCTCGGTGGCTCGCCATGCGCGGGCGTCAGGCCGACGCGCGCGCGGTGCTGGTGCGCACCTCTGACACGGCCGCGGAGGCCGAGCTGCGCCTAGAGGAGATCAAGCGGGTGGTGGAGGCGCCGCAAGATGCCGGAGTCGGCGTGTGGCGGGAGCTGATCTTCCAGCCGTCGGCCATGGTCCGGCGGATCCTCGTCTGCGTGGTCGGGCTTAACTTCCTCCAGCAAGCCGCCGGCATCGACGCCATCCTTCTCTACAGTCCGCTGGTGTTCAAGAAGGCCGGCATGTCGTCGAGCCACGCCATCCTGGGCGCCACCATTGCCATCGGCGTCGTAAAGACGTGCTTCATCCTCGTCGTCTCCTTCTTCTCCGACCGAGTCGGCCGGCGCCCGCTCCTAATGGCAAGCAGCGGCGGTGTGGCCATGTCCCTGGCCGCCCTGGCCCTCACGCTCTGCGTCGGCGAGCCTTCTCCCGCCAGCGCGGCCGCGTGCGTGACGTTCGTGCTGGCCTCCGTCGCGGCGTTCTCGAtggggttcgggtcgctcccgtccACGGTCAGCGCCGAGATTATGCCTCTGCGGCTGCGCGCGCAGGGCGCCAGCCTCGGCATGGCCGTGAACCGGCTGACGTGCGGAGTGGTGAGCATGTCGTTCATATCGCTCTCTGCCTGGATCACCATGCCCGGCTGCTTCTTCCTGTACGCCGGCTTGGCCGCCACGGCGTGCGTGTTCGTGTTCGTGCGGCTGCCGGAGACGAGGGGCCGGAGCCTAGAGGACATGGACGCGCTGTTTTCAAAATGA
- the LOC139839232 gene encoding cytochrome P450 CYP72A616-like has translation MSLLWLAAWILEWAWWTPRRLGRALQAQGRKGTRYRGGWREAWFKPLPLGSHDIIPRVQPMFNNAIKKNGNFPFTWFGPTPRVMIPDSELVREILSNKFGHYGKQKSCRFGKLLANGLANHQCEKWAKHRRILNPDFHHEKIKVTMIGMEAWI, from the exons atgtcGCTTCTGTGGCTGGCCGCCTGGATTCTGGAGTGGGCATGGTGGACCCCGCGGCGGCTGGGTCGGGCCCTGCAGGCTCAGGGCCGCAAGGGCACCCGATACCGCGGCGGCTGGAGAGAGGCTTGGTTCAAGCCCCTGCCGCTCGGCTCCCACGACATCATCCCTCGCGTGCAGCCTATGTTCAACAACGCCATTAAAAAGAACG GAAATTTTCCATTCACTTGGTTTGGCCCAACACCTAGGGTGATGATTCCTGACTCGGAATTAGTAAGAGAAATTCTATCCAACAAGTTTGGGCACTATGGCAAACAAAAGAGCTGTCGCTTTGGGAAGCTGCTTGCAAACGGGCTTGCAAATCATCAATGCGAGAAATGGGCAAAGCACCGGCGAATCTTGAATCCTGATTTTCACCACGAGAAGATAAAG GTAACAATGATTGGCATGGAGGCCTGGATCTA